A genomic window from Sphingobacterium spiritivorum includes:
- a CDS encoding BACON domain-containing protein, with translation MISRFDILIYIFILITLSGCKKIDSPEQESNSGEQQVTLRLLMPQSDNKAGTYAISEADQNSIHSLDVLAFRIADDGKEYYAYHKQAVLLRPGDNAAAVDFHVDLLKSTDKFRFVLIANAATQLQTALSGLPVNTEKETLMSRMEYGIMTKWNAGSSGNFTPLPMWGESMMIDGINNNTQKFSVSMLRSLAAIDIKVTADNFVMTQVYVYNMSGKGRIAPVAGNYDAAEYKVKAPSIPAGTNRLTAQEYTSGTTGLAGEIFLFESTAPGNTGDSNATGLVIAGKYAGSSDITYYRVELTDDQQKLLPVLRNHRYAIDITKVHAAGFSSQALAWASKPVSMSATVTAWNEVSVSDSNIGAPQFLKLSMDSVTIKRSAQTLLLEVRTNDLSAMTLTDIPNWITVTRQNDAEKATFTLKIPTYTSPLRVRVAKLAVNAGRIKKIITIIQSPPPIDIGLPFLVSGSNLSGEKIPWYKRANVEYGVYVNSDASQTQKPGTPYPESCAALGAGYRLPTYNELIQLVPPTSPSERQNIDYQLGIKGGLAINNASYITAYLSSSTSSYQGNNKWYSGLSNGSGGAGTNGVYSQITYPKSDYVWNYEISRCIMSKSDAPPL, from the coding sequence ATGATCAGCAGATTTGATATATTAATCTACATCTTTATCCTTATTACATTGTCAGGCTGTAAAAAGATCGACAGTCCTGAACAAGAGAGCAACTCCGGTGAACAGCAGGTAACCCTGCGCTTACTTATGCCTCAGTCAGATAATAAAGCAGGCACCTATGCCATCAGCGAGGCCGATCAGAATAGCATCCATAGTCTGGATGTACTGGCCTTCCGTATAGCCGATGACGGAAAGGAATACTATGCCTATCACAAACAGGCAGTATTATTACGTCCCGGTGACAATGCAGCAGCAGTAGACTTCCATGTCGATCTGCTAAAAAGTACAGACAAGTTTCGTTTTGTCCTCATTGCCAATGCGGCAACACAACTGCAGACCGCCCTAAGCGGATTGCCGGTCAATACCGAAAAGGAAACATTAATGAGCCGTATGGAATATGGGATTATGACCAAATGGAATGCAGGCAGTTCCGGTAATTTTACTCCACTGCCTATGTGGGGGGAGAGTATGATGATCGATGGCATCAACAACAACACTCAAAAATTTAGTGTGAGCATGCTCAGAAGTCTTGCAGCCATAGATATAAAGGTGACGGCCGATAACTTTGTAATGACACAAGTGTACGTATATAATATGTCCGGCAAAGGTCGAATAGCACCTGTTGCGGGTAACTACGATGCCGCTGAATATAAGGTCAAGGCTCCCAGCATACCTGCAGGCACAAACAGGCTGACCGCCCAGGAATACACATCGGGAACGACGGGTCTGGCCGGTGAAATCTTTCTTTTCGAAAGTACGGCACCGGGCAATACAGGTGATAGTAATGCGACAGGACTGGTTATAGCGGGCAAGTATGCCGGTAGTAGTGACATTACCTATTATCGTGTGGAACTCACCGATGATCAGCAAAAGCTGCTGCCTGTACTGCGCAACCACCGATACGCCATTGACATTACAAAAGTACATGCCGCAGGTTTCTCCAGCCAAGCACTGGCCTGGGCCAGTAAACCTGTGAGTATGTCAGCCACCGTAACTGCCTGGAATGAGGTTTCGGTATCTGACTCAAACATAGGTGCCCCACAGTTTTTAAAATTAAGTATGGACAGTGTTACAATAAAGCGTTCGGCACAGACCTTATTATTAGAGGTACGCACCAACGATTTGTCTGCTATGACACTAACCGATATTCCGAATTGGATAACTGTAACCCGTCAGAATGATGCGGAAAAGGCAACTTTTACATTAAAAATCCCAACTTATACCAGTCCATTGCGAGTACGTGTTGCAAAACTTGCTGTCAACGCCGGACGGATCAAAAAGATCATCACGATTATTCAAAGTCCTCCACCGATAGATATAGGGCTGCCGTTTCTGGTCAGTGGAAGTAATCTGTCGGGAGAGAAAATTCCCTGGTATAAACGAGCTAATGTAGAGTATGGAGTATATGTAAATTCGGACGCTTCTCAGACACAGAAGCCAGGTACTCCATACCCGGAGAGCTGTGCTGCACTAGGCGCAGGATACCGATTGCCAACATACAATGAACTTATTCAGCTCGTACCTCCAACTTCTCCCTCCGAAAGACAGAATATAGATTATCAACTTGGAATTAAAGGTGGCTTAGCAATAAATAATGCAAGTTATATTACTGCATATTTGTCATCCTCTACATCTAGTTATCAGGGTAATAATAAATGGTACTCCGGTTTAAGTAATGGTTCAGGCGGTGCAGGTACTAATGGTGTATACTCACAAATAACCTATCCTAAAAGTGATTATGTATGGAATTACGAAATAAGTCGCTGCATTATGTCAAAAAGCGATGCGCCACCCCTGTAA
- a CDS encoding DUF3472 domain-containing protein, whose translation MKKLMLFLFLGPLFVFAQQIVEKGATKFFLPIAGNTWQYPSLPDSKGLVTDEGIQSWNDPAIHFKTFVRFAKKGDFDLNIIIDAVNKGGEYEISIGQQKKKITVKNTGAISLGHWTVKDSGYYAVVLKALGPKANFAAIKGYEVSGTASFIASANFVPNNEGNFFYWGRRGPSVHLGYNQPDGNIEYYYNEVTVGKGNDVEGSYYMANGFSGGYFGMQVNSKTERRILFSVWSPFTTDDPKSIPDDHKIILKAKGEGVYTGEFGNEGSGGQSFLRYNWITGNTYKFLLRGRPVANDYTEYTAWFYAPEKGKWQLIAQFERPKTNTYLKGFHSFLENFNPNQGIYERVVKFDNQWVRDQKGNWVECTKAKFTADQTARKGYRLDYAGGVANGAFYLRNCGFFKNKTVVDSKFERPSKGKAPQIDIDKLPVK comes from the coding sequence ATGAAAAAACTAATGCTGTTTCTCTTCTTAGGACCTCTTTTCGTATTTGCGCAGCAAATCGTTGAAAAAGGTGCAACTAAATTTTTCCTGCCGATAGCAGGTAATACCTGGCAATACCCGTCTTTACCGGATAGTAAAGGGCTGGTAACGGATGAGGGTATCCAATCATGGAATGATCCTGCAATACATTTTAAGACTTTTGTCCGTTTTGCTAAAAAAGGAGATTTTGATCTGAATATAATCATTGATGCTGTAAACAAAGGTGGAGAGTATGAGATCAGTATCGGACAGCAGAAAAAGAAGATTACTGTAAAGAATACAGGGGCCATCAGTCTGGGGCACTGGACGGTGAAAGACTCCGGATACTATGCAGTGGTATTAAAAGCGTTAGGTCCGAAAGCAAACTTTGCTGCTATCAAAGGGTATGAGGTATCAGGCACTGCATCTTTTATAGCTTCAGCCAATTTTGTACCCAATAATGAAGGTAATTTCTTTTATTGGGGACGTAGAGGACCTTCTGTACACCTCGGTTACAATCAGCCTGATGGTAATATAGAATACTATTATAACGAAGTTACCGTGGGTAAGGGTAATGATGTGGAAGGATCCTATTACATGGCTAATGGTTTTTCAGGAGGATACTTCGGTATGCAGGTAAACAGTAAGACTGAACGCAGAATTCTGTTTTCCGTATGGAGTCCTTTTACAACGGACGATCCGAAATCTATTCCTGATGATCACAAAATTATACTGAAAGCTAAAGGTGAAGGTGTATATACAGGTGAATTCGGAAATGAAGGTTCCGGAGGTCAGAGTTTTCTGCGTTATAACTGGATTACAGGTAATACCTACAAATTTTTGTTAAGAGGCCGTCCTGTAGCAAATGACTATACCGAATATACGGCCTGGTTCTATGCTCCTGAAAAGGGTAAATGGCAATTGATCGCTCAGTTTGAAAGACCTAAAACAAACACTTATCTTAAAGGATTTCACTCTTTTCTGGAAAATTTCAATCCCAATCAAGGAATCTATGAGCGTGTCGTTAAATTCGATAATCAATGGGTGCGCGATCAAAAGGGGAACTGGGTAGAATGTACAAAAGCTAAATTTACAGCAGATCAGACAGCCCGCAAGGGATATCGCCTGGATTATGCCGGCGGAGTAGCGAATGGTGCTTTTTATTTGAGAAATTGTGGTTTTTTTAAAAACAAAACTGTTGTTGATTCGAAATTTGAACGCCCTTCCAAAGGTAAAGCTCCGCAGATTGATATAGATAAATTACCTGTCAAATAA
- the floA gene encoding flotillin-like protein FloA (flotillin-like protein involved in membrane lipid rafts), whose protein sequence is MNPEISLVLFIIGGIVAFFLLLYLLPVNLWFTAQLSNVKISLLNLVLMRLRKVPPSLVTNAMITSTKAGLKITSNDIETHFLAGGNVNRVIKALISADKANIPLDFKLATAIDLAGRDVFDAVQLSVNPQVINTPPVAAVAKDGIQLIAKARVTVRANINQLVGGAGEETILARVGEGIVTTIGSSANHKEVLENPDRISKTVLSKGLDSGTAFEILSIDIADIDIGDNVGAKLQTDQAEADLKVANARAEERRAMAVANEQEMKAKAQEAKAKVIEAESQVPLAMAEAFRNGNLGIMDYYKMQNIQADSDMRSSIARPGSGDKGSQK, encoded by the coding sequence ATGAATCCCGAAATTTCCTTAGTATTATTTATTATCGGAGGCATTGTTGCCTTTTTTCTGCTGTTGTATCTTTTGCCTGTTAATTTGTGGTTCACAGCGCAACTTTCCAATGTGAAGATTAGTTTGTTGAATCTTGTATTGATGCGCCTTCGTAAAGTGCCACCTTCTCTGGTGACAAATGCAATGATCACTTCTACAAAAGCAGGTTTAAAGATTACTTCCAATGATATAGAAACACATTTTCTTGCCGGGGGAAATGTCAATAGAGTAATCAAAGCACTTATTTCTGCTGATAAAGCTAATATTCCGTTAGATTTTAAACTCGCTACTGCTATTGACCTTGCAGGACGTGATGTATTTGATGCTGTACAGTTGTCGGTGAATCCACAGGTTATCAATACTCCACCTGTAGCAGCTGTTGCCAAAGACGGTATTCAATTGATTGCTAAAGCACGCGTTACCGTTCGTGCAAATATTAATCAACTGGTAGGAGGGGCTGGCGAAGAAACGATCCTTGCCCGTGTAGGTGAGGGAATCGTGACGACTATCGGTTCGTCTGCGAATCATAAAGAAGTACTTGAAAATCCGGACCGTATTTCCAAGACTGTATTGTCTAAAGGATTGGATTCCGGGACTGCATTTGAAATTCTTTCTATCGATATTGCAGATATTGATATTGGTGACAACGTGGGTGCCAAGCTGCAGACAGATCAGGCAGAAGCCGATCTGAAAGTTGCCAATGCCAGAGCTGAAGAAAGGAGAGCCATGGCTGTCGCCAATGAGCAGGAAATGAAAGCGAAGGCACAGGAAGCAAAAGCAAAGGTAATTGAAGCAGAATCTCAGGTTCCGCTCGCTATGGCCGAGGCTTTCAGAAATGGAAATCTGGGAATAATGGATTATTACAAGATGCAAAATATACAAGCCGATTCGGATATGCGATCTTCCATAGCCCGTCCGGGTTCCGGAGATAAAGGCAGTCAGAAATAA
- a CDS encoding response regulator, with protein MNKINFKTQVTIGIVIAFLMILFAVVFFFISFDRSIRFNDDVIGQSEQKFNTINNLEINLGIVNNNKLLYANSQDPRMLDIIKNKHLIIDEDLNELFQTTEFYTPSHRTEVAFRAEVETFLDNRKLKRDVEINKNAVIQDIILDYDQLHKQLTTIINSVVDSRAKYIKQNNDHLKISRFITYGLVILGLGIMIFLFVRVNQVFSVLRRTLRKEQESFEKLKLLGDQIEQSNWVLEQLSRLDSEVRGNYNEMQLGNYALACICRTIHALAGAIYFKLPEGEGFKLTGTFGTEQNAVPEYLDTNSGLPGEVITHQQHKVIAAVDNNLLKGHSILVGDLVSDIHIIPFIYEDETVGLLEICIRDSDEHKGKVNAYLDKIGNTLAIAIKVTQAHDKMAEMFEELQQQTEELEAQQEELRTTNEELIYKTNLLEASEEELRVQQEELTQTNNELEEKAKLLELKNEDLDKARKNITDKINEVEQASKYKSEFMANMSHELRTPLNSILILAKLLKDNKHHNLNTDQIKYATVIHSAGSDLLHLINELLDLAKIESGQIDLVEDHIDIHSLTRNIEGLFRISAEEKSINFKTTIDPEAPSTFLCDEYRLEQVLKNLLSNAFKFTLNGGKIELAYKHVNSNIHFIVQDDGIGIAPEKQKLIFEAFKQEDGSTSRKYGGTGLGLSICRELATLLGGRISLESEPDKGSTFTFILPYRPAQKNDIPAEYENKAIEPAPVSETTPVTVEEKVSVNSKKRLLIIEDDVNFSEILKDYAVEHGFDPSVAYNGKEGLETAIQTQPDAIILDIMLPIMDGWEVLKKLKNDDKTKDIPVHMMSAASLHKDEPINKGAIGFLRKPVTEDSLENAFKTIKSLISTPLKRVLIIEDHTLQSDFIKSSLNERNTVVDQAFNADEAMEILAAKKSYDCIILDINLPDKSGLELLDDIKAIDTYQHTPIIINTAMELSQESTERILRHTQAMVLKSGKSNTRLIDEVNLFLNRLKSNKGTQKIPTHSKGEVIMEKALAGKKVLIADDDMRNVFALSTAFEAYNMQIEIANNGREALQLLDKYPDFDLVLMDIMMPEMDGFEAIEKIRENKKFAQLPIIAVTAKAMKGDRERTIQIGANDYISKPIDLDKLISLMRVWLS; from the coding sequence ATGAATAAAATCAACTTTAAAACTCAGGTCACGATAGGAATTGTTATTGCATTCTTAATGATTTTGTTTGCAGTAGTATTCTTTTTTATTTCCTTTGACAGAAGTATCCGGTTTAATGATGACGTAATCGGTCAGTCAGAGCAGAAATTCAATACCATCAATAATTTAGAGATCAATCTGGGGATCGTCAATAACAACAAGCTGTTGTATGCGAATAGTCAGGATCCAAGGATGCTCGATATTATAAAAAACAAACATCTTATCATCGATGAAGATCTAAACGAACTATTCCAGACTACCGAATTTTATACACCCAGCCACCGTACAGAAGTAGCTTTCCGGGCTGAAGTCGAGACATTCTTAGATAACCGGAAACTCAAAAGGGATGTTGAGATCAACAAAAATGCCGTTATTCAGGACATTATACTGGATTATGATCAGCTACACAAACAACTGACTACTATTATCAACTCTGTAGTAGACAGCAGAGCAAAATATATCAAACAAAACAATGATCACCTGAAGATAAGCCGATTTATTACTTATGGACTTGTCATTCTTGGCCTCGGAATTATGATCTTTCTTTTTGTGCGTGTAAATCAGGTATTCTCTGTACTCCGGAGAACATTACGAAAAGAACAGGAAAGCTTTGAAAAACTCAAATTGCTGGGAGATCAGATAGAACAGTCCAACTGGGTACTGGAACAACTCTCCAGACTGGATTCTGAAGTAAGAGGTAATTACAACGAAATGCAGTTAGGTAATTATGCGCTGGCCTGTATTTGCAGAACGATCCATGCCCTTGCGGGAGCCATATATTTTAAATTACCTGAAGGCGAAGGTTTCAAATTAACCGGAACTTTCGGTACGGAGCAAAATGCTGTTCCGGAATATCTGGATACCAATTCAGGATTGCCGGGAGAAGTAATTACTCATCAGCAGCATAAAGTAATTGCAGCTGTGGATAACAACTTACTGAAAGGTCACAGTATTCTGGTGGGCGATCTGGTGAGCGATATTCACATCATTCCGTTTATCTATGAAGATGAGACCGTAGGCTTATTAGAAATCTGTATCCGTGATTCAGATGAACATAAAGGCAAAGTGAATGCTTATCTCGATAAAATAGGCAATACTCTGGCTATCGCGATCAAAGTCACACAGGCACATGATAAGATGGCCGAAATGTTTGAAGAACTGCAACAACAAACGGAAGAGTTAGAGGCGCAGCAGGAAGAACTCCGGACAACCAATGAGGAACTCATCTATAAAACCAATCTTCTGGAAGCCTCAGAAGAGGAGTTACGGGTACAGCAGGAAGAGTTAACCCAGACAAACAATGAGCTGGAAGAAAAAGCGAAATTGCTGGAACTTAAAAATGAGGATCTCGACAAAGCCCGCAAGAATATTACAGATAAGATCAATGAAGTAGAGCAGGCAAGTAAATACAAATCCGAATTTATGGCAAATATGAGCCACGAACTCCGGACGCCGCTCAACAGTATTCTTATCCTGGCCAAATTATTAAAAGATAACAAACACCATAACCTCAATACGGATCAGATAAAATATGCAACTGTTATCCACAGTGCAGGCTCTGATTTGTTGCACCTGATTAATGAACTTCTGGATCTTGCAAAAATCGAATCCGGACAGATTGATCTGGTCGAAGACCATATTGATATCCATTCATTGACCAGAAATATTGAAGGATTATTCAGAATTTCGGCAGAAGAGAAATCTATTAATTTCAAGACCACTATTGATCCGGAAGCTCCCTCTACATTTCTGTGTGACGAATACCGTCTGGAACAGGTTCTCAAAAATCTGCTTTCCAATGCATTCAAGTTCACCTTAAACGGAGGCAAGATAGAATTGGCATATAAACATGTTAACAGCAATATTCATTTTATCGTGCAGGATGACGGAATCGGAATTGCACCCGAAAAGCAAAAACTGATCTTCGAGGCTTTCAAACAGGAAGATGGATCTACCAGCAGAAAATATGGTGGTACAGGTCTGGGATTATCCATCTGCCGGGAACTGGCCACGCTGCTCGGCGGGCGCATATCGCTGGAAAGTGAGCCTGACAAAGGAAGTACATTTACTTTTATCCTTCCTTACAGACCTGCTCAGAAGAATGATATTCCTGCGGAATATGAAAATAAAGCGATCGAGCCGGCTCCGGTCAGTGAGACAACGCCTGTCACTGTTGAAGAGAAAGTCTCTGTAAACAGTAAAAAGAGATTGCTCATTATAGAAGATGATGTCAATTTTTCGGAAATTCTGAAAGATTACGCAGTGGAACATGGATTTGATCCGAGTGTGGCTTATAATGGTAAAGAAGGACTGGAAACAGCTATCCAGACTCAGCCGGATGCCATTATTCTGGATATAATGCTTCCGATAATGGATGGATGGGAAGTGTTGAAAAAACTCAAAAACGACGATAAGACCAAAGATATACCAGTACACATGATGTCGGCAGCTTCTCTTCATAAAGATGAGCCTATCAACAAAGGGGCAATAGGTTTCTTAAGAAAACCGGTTACCGAAGATTCTTTGGAAAATGCATTCAAAACAATAAAGTCACTTATCTCCACCCCCCTCAAACGGGTACTGATCATTGAGGATCATACCTTACAGAGTGATTTTATCAAATCCTCTCTGAACGAACGCAATACGGTGGTAGATCAGGCTTTCAATGCAGACGAGGCAATGGAAATCCTGGCTGCTAAAAAATCATATGACTGTATTATTCTGGATATCAACCTTCCTGATAAATCAGGATTGGAATTACTGGATGATATTAAAGCTATAGACACCTATCAACATACGCCGATTATTATTAATACGGCTATGGAACTGTCTCAGGAGAGTACGGAACGTATCTTAAGACATACACAGGCGATGGTACTTAAGTCGGGAAAATCCAATACCCGTCTCATCGATGAGGTCAACTTATTCCTGAACAGACTCAAGAGTAATAAAGGTACCCAGAAAATACCTACCCACAGTAAAGGGGAAGTGATCATGGAAAAAGCGCTTGCTGGTAAGAAGGTATTGATAGCAGATGACGATATGCGTAATGTATTTGCTCTGAGTACAGCATTCGAAGCGTACAACATGCAGATCGAGATCGCGAATAACGGTAGAGAAGCCTTACAGCTGCTGGACAAGTACCCGGATTTTGATCTGGTCCTGATGGATATTATGATGCCTGAAATGGATGGATTTGAAGCCATAGAAAAGATACGTGAAAATAAAAAGTTTGCCCAGCTTCCTATTATAGCCGTCACTGCAAAAGCAATGAAAGGTGACCGGGAAAGGACTATACAGATCGGCGCGAATGACTACATCAGCAAGCCTATAGATCTGGACAAACTAATATCATTAATGCGGGTTTGGTTAAGTTAG
- a CDS encoding CheR family methyltransferase, protein MISFSELEELIELVKNVNGMDLSGYSRASLKRRVTRLMEIDRMDLVALKTALVNTPGYFNHFIIELTVNVTEMFRDPFFYKAMREDVFPYLASFPRIKSWSAGCSSGEEVYSLAIVLKEAGLYDRSFIYGTDINNIVLEQAKKGIYSLQKIKDYSDNFLKSGTVHSLSDYYTAMYDAASINNDLKKNILFSSHNLVSDGVFNEFQLITCRNVLIYFDLELQQNVIRLFYESLCLFGFLCLGSKETLHHQEIASKFKLINKKYNIYQKIA, encoded by the coding sequence ATGATTTCATTTTCAGAATTAGAAGAATTAATAGAATTAGTAAAGAATGTAAATGGCATGGATCTTTCCGGATATTCCAGAGCGTCCCTGAAACGGAGAGTGACACGCCTTATGGAAATCGACAGAATGGATTTGGTGGCCTTAAAAACGGCATTGGTAAACACTCCGGGTTATTTCAATCATTTTATAATCGAGCTGACTGTAAACGTTACCGAAATGTTCCGGGATCCATTCTTTTACAAAGCAATGCGTGAAGATGTATTCCCGTATCTGGCCTCCTTTCCAAGGATCAAAAGCTGGAGTGCAGGTTGTTCATCGGGAGAGGAAGTGTACTCATTGGCCATTGTTTTAAAAGAAGCAGGGCTATACGACCGGTCTTTTATTTATGGAACGGACATTAATAATATCGTACTCGAACAGGCTAAAAAAGGCATCTATTCTTTACAGAAGATTAAGGATTACTCAGACAATTTTCTGAAATCGGGAACCGTCCATTCCTTGTCCGATTATTACACCGCTATGTATGATGCCGCATCTATCAACAACGACCTTAAGAAAAACATTTTATTCTCTTCTCACAATCTGGTTTCAGATGGTGTATTCAATGAATTTCAACTTATCACCTGTCGGAATGTATTGATTTATTTCGATCTGGAATTACAACAGAACGTGATCAGACTCTTCTATGAGTCTTTGTGTCTTTTTGGATTTCTTTGTCTGGGTTCAAAAGAGACTTTGCATCATCAGGAGATTGCATCCAAATTTAAACTGATCAACAAAAAATATAACATTTACCAGAAAATTGCATAG
- a CDS encoding chemotaxis protein CheB, which yields MNHPKIIILAGSAGSYSVLVEILKYLPADMSIPVIVILHRNAKYETNIESSLSKKCKIEVKIAEDKEKIQTGVAYFAPPGYHLLVEPDYTFSLDSSEPVQFCRPSIDVTMESAADVYQSGTCGFLFSGANQDGADGLAYIKKMNGTCIVQNPAIAEISTMPESAIKLGAYHRIMDNKGIIDFILDLHKQNIKN from the coding sequence ATGAATCACCCGAAGATCATCATATTAGCCGGATCCGCCGGAAGTTACAGTGTTTTAGTAGAAATCCTGAAATATCTGCCTGCGGATATGTCTATTCCGGTTATCGTCATTCTTCATCGTAATGCAAAATATGAAACCAATATAGAAAGCAGCTTATCCAAAAAATGCAAAATCGAGGTGAAGATTGCAGAAGATAAAGAAAAGATACAGACAGGAGTAGCTTACTTTGCTCCTCCCGGCTATCATTTACTTGTAGAGCCGGATTATACGTTTTCTCTGGATTCGTCTGAACCTGTACAATTTTGCAGACCTTCTATTGATGTCACAATGGAATCTGCTGCAGATGTATACCAATCTGGCACCTGCGGCTTTTTGTTTTCAGGAGCCAATCAGGATGGTGCAGACGGATTAGCCTATATCAAAAAGATGAATGGCACATGCATTGTGCAAAACCCTGCCATAGCAGAAATATCCACCATGCCGGAGTCGGCGATAAAACTGGGTGCCTATCATCGCATTATGGATAACAAAGGAATTATTGATTTTATATTAGATCTACACAAACAAAACATCAAGAATTAG
- a CDS encoding response regulator: MKKLNLLILDDKIENIISLKALLEDIEGLNILSSSDPNEALRLCWKEDIAIALIDVQMPEINGFEFVSILKSNPKTREIIAIMVTAISKEDKYLIQGLNSGAVDYLYKPLSPEITIAKVKSFMQQVLTQLQIKEKNAELEQSKLELIRSKEEAEQARKSKEIFLANMSHEIRTPINGIMGITQMLRSSTLSSEQKDWVNRLDSASHSLLLIINDILDISKIDSGMMKLEFENLVFQDLFDDLNKIFKIKAANKNLEFEMNIDSDLPTYVKTDSLRLQQILSNFISNGLKFTEKGKVTLSIRILEVKDNSYFIRFSVKDTGIGIRAESLNKIFLAFEQADDGITKKFGGTGLGLAIVKRLADLFNGSVDATSVYNEGSEFSFQCWFEKAESYDVTDSKIEQLYTQLPKFERLIVLIAEDNDLNSFMLSHILKSWDCEVDIVKNGKSALENVENKNYDLIMMDTHMPIMSGFEAIKEIKNHADPVKANTPIITISASVLESEQAEAYEVGADGVIGKPFDAIDLYNRIIEVIEKKKQIKLGFKN; the protein is encoded by the coding sequence ATGAAAAAGCTAAATCTGTTAATTTTAGATGATAAAATTGAGAACATCATTAGTTTAAAAGCCCTGTTAGAAGATATTGAGGGATTAAACATCCTGAGCAGTTCGGATCCTAATGAAGCACTGAGACTATGCTGGAAAGAGGATATCGCTATTGCACTGATTGATGTTCAGATGCCTGAAATTAACGGTTTTGAATTTGTCTCTATTCTCAAGAGTAATCCCAAGACCAGAGAAATCATTGCCATAATGGTCACCGCTATATCTAAAGAAGACAAATATCTGATCCAGGGGCTCAACAGTGGGGCAGTCGATTATCTGTACAAGCCCTTAAGCCCTGAAATCACTATTGCAAAGGTCAAATCCTTTATGCAGCAAGTATTGACCCAGCTTCAGATCAAAGAAAAAAATGCGGAACTGGAGCAGTCCAAACTGGAGCTTATCCGATCCAAAGAGGAAGCGGAACAAGCCCGAAAATCAAAGGAAATCTTCCTTGCCAATATGAGTCATGAGATCCGTACACCCATCAACGGCATCATGGGGATCACACAGATGCTCCGCAGTTCGACACTCTCCAGTGAACAAAAGGATTGGGTAAACCGGCTGGACAGTGCTTCCCATTCGCTTTTATTAATTATCAATGATATTCTCGATATTTCGAAGATAGATTCCGGAATGATGAAACTGGAATTTGAGAACCTGGTATTTCAGGATTTATTTGATGATCTCAATAAAATATTCAAAATAAAAGCAGCGAATAAGAATCTCGAATTTGAGATGAATATTGACAGCGATCTGCCTACTTATGTCAAAACCGACTCACTACGTCTGCAACAAATCTTAAGCAACTTTATCTCCAACGGTTTGAAATTTACCGAAAAAGGTAAAGTAACCCTAAGTATCAGGATACTGGAAGTAAAAGATAACAGTTATTTTATCCGGTTCAGTGTGAAAGATACAGGAATCGGGATACGTGCGGAATCACTCAATAAAATCTTTCTGGCCTTTGAGCAGGCTGATGATGGTATTACCAAAAAATTCGGAGGAACAGGACTTGGGTTAGCGATTGTCAAAAGACTTGCTGATCTTTTCAACGGATCTGTAGATGCTACCAGTGTCTATAATGAAGGCAGCGAATTTTCCTTCCAGTGCTGGTTTGAAAAAGCTGAAAGTTATGATGTGACAGACTCAAAAATAGAACAACTTTATACACAATTACCTAAGTTCGAGCGTTTGATAGTTTTAATTGCAGAGGACAACGATCTCAATAGTTTTATGCTTTCCCATATTCTGAAAAGCTGGGATTGTGAGGTGGATATTGTCAAAAATGGAAAATCCGCACTGGAAAATGTGGAAAATAAAAATTATGACTTAATCATGATGGACACACATATGCCTATTATGAGCGGCTTCGAAGCAATCAAGGAAATCAAGAATCACGCAGACCCTGTCAAGGCTAATACGCCTATAATCACCATTTCTGCATCTGTTTTGGAATCCGAACAAGCAGAAGCCTATGAGGTCGGAGCCGACGGCGTGATCGGAAAACCCTTTGATGCTATAGACCTGTATAATCGTATTATCGAAGTAATCGAAAAGAAAAAGCAAATTAAGTTGGGCTTCAAGAACTGA